A segment of the Puntigrus tetrazona isolate hp1 unplaced genomic scaffold, ASM1883169v1 S000000586, whole genome shotgun sequence genome:
AGCCCTGTCTGATGCTCTGGATGATCTGGAAGATCGCTGAAACACAGAGAAACCTCACGAGTGACCCACAGACTCCACACACAGCTCCCTACAACTATCACACTTACTCTGACTTcagaatgaatattaaaaagtacTACAGTgtatctgaacacacacacacacaatctcacacacacacacacacactcttacacacacactactctgacttcacacactcacatccacattcacacacacacacacagtacacacacacacacacacacacgcacacactcacacacactcttacacacacacactcttacacacacacactcttacacacacacacacacacacacacacactctacacacacacacacacacactcttacacacacacacacacacttacacacacactcacacacactcttacacacacacacacacacacacacacacacacacacacacacacacacactcttccacactcttccacacacacacacacacacactcttacacacacacttacacgcacacactctacacacacacacacacactacacacacactcttcacacactcacacacacacacgctcacactcacacacacactcttacacacacactcttacacacacacacacactcttacacacacactcttacacacacacacacacactcttacacacacacactcttacacacactcacacacacacttacacacacactacacacacacactcttacacacacacacacacacacacacacacacacacacacacacacacacacactcacacacacacacacacacttacacacacacactcttacacacacacacacactcttacacacacactcttacacacacacacacactcttacacacacacacacacactcttacacacacacacacacactgttgttTTTACACAATAAGAGGATCCCAGCacactaatattatttttagccGTTAAAAACCCCACAGGATTTACATCCCAGATCCATGAAGACAACAGGCTTGTTATGAGCAGCATGCAAATAACCTAAAAGATAACAAACACATGATTCACGCGGGAACATCTCCAGAcaggtgccgtcagaacgagagtcccaTGAAAACATCAGGATCATCCTCATCTGGATCCCAGCGGGTTTCTCTCAGAAGGAACTCATATCTTCCGTCTTCTTCAGATGTGGAGCGCCGTGGTTTCTTCTGACGTTTTCAATCAGACTcccgttctgacggcacccattcacttccattacagAGACCCGAGACGGCCTGAGGATTTCTTTAAGAGAGTGTTTTCACGTCTCACCTGATCCACAGACCACAAACACGAAGAGCGCGAGGAGCCACGGACCCACCGGAGACTTCTCCTCGCTCACCACACgctgcaggacacacacacacacacacacacacacacacacacacacacacacatcaagagCTTAAGGGTACGAGGCTTGTACCAAAAACAGTGGCGTACAGTCTCTCTCTTGAGCTCCTAATGGGCCGTTTATCAGAATACTCCtgatatttatttctgtgttcagTGCTTGAGCTCATATTCATGTCTGCAgctcataattaataaaagcactTCGGTCCGAGTAGTACCTTTCCTACAAAAGAAATCTGCAAGACTTTAACCTCACTTCAACAAAAAGACCAAGAGAGATTATAATCGCTGtagaatttttatgtattcTACAGTAACTGCACGATACTACCATATAAtggtataaatacattttttaattaaacgtttaattgttgttgttgtttttcaactTCAGAATGTCCAGAAAACATACAACAGTGATGTTCCCATAAATTAATAACCAATTGcataaccaagaaaaaaaaaacatatacatacatatatatatatatatatatatatatatatatatatatatatatatatatataatgtttagagaacaaaagaaaatgattttaagaGCAGAACCAACAAACTgagataaaacacaaacaacagcaagtgcaaatatattaaaaacagaaaacctatatttttacatacatagAAGGCCATATCTCAAAAGCCTGATGTGTGTTTgatatgtattttgtaattactgtaacataaaatagtgcaataaaatacatattccaaaatgaaatgataataaCAGGTTTATTCTGCTATATAGCGCTTTGATGTTATTTCTGACAATACCATAGTAATACCGTGGTACTTTTTTCTTAACagtattctgtgtgtgtgtgtgtgtgtgtgtgtgtgtgtgtgtgtgtgtgtgtgtttatgcgcaTCGAGCGTCTTCGTTCGTGCGCGAGAGCCGCGGGAGCGCGTACCGTGGTTTTCTGCACGTGTCCTCTCTGTGTGATCGTCTTGCTGTGTTTCTCGTTCGCCACTTTCATCCGCTGCACCGCCGACATGATGCTGCCGCTGCTGGGACGCGTCGCGGGGAGGCGGAGGGTCGCGCTGGGCCGGTAAACGGAGCGGATTCGTCCGGTGATTCGGTTCCGTTCCAGTCGCTCGAGCTGCGCAGCGGCGCGATCACGTGACCCCGGGCGGGCCCCGCCCCCTCGCTGCGTCACACCGCCTCCCTCGCTCATGACGTCATGCACGGACTTTTATTTGAACgttatttgaaaacaaaacctACTAAACGCGTGAATGTCAGAGTATACACTGATAAACCgaacattcattttcaactgACTTCTAATCGCGgctcaaattattaaaattttttggcGAATTAAGCTGCTATTTCTATTTTGATCCGCGTTATATTAACGGAGTGTTTCATTAAGATTAAACCGCGGTTACCTCACCAGAACTGTGTTGGTTATCTGTGGAATgggaaaataacattttaaaagaaaaactaattttatttcgCTCATATCagttaatttcacaaaattagAGAAAGAGCCAAACCGCGGTTGAGAAGGCGCGAAAGCAGAGGAACCGATTCAACTGCGCGAGTCATCGATTCAAATTGATTCCGCTCCGATTGATTCAAACTTAAACTATTGACGTCAATCCAAGCAACTAACGGTTCAAAAGAGCCGTTTATTTTGGAATTTTGACGTCACTCCTAgtgaatttaaaatgcttttcgAAACGTTGGATCTTTGCGTTGCAAAATGATTCACTGTGTCGAAGTGCTCGGATCCCGCATTGCGATTCATCAGATCAAATCTTCGGAGCGAGTCGTTTGATTTGTATCGGAATCATTTATTTGGGAACCTCGAAGCGGGATCGTTTTAGGTTTGCggatattataaaattattatattttaaatgaatatattttaatttaaagtccTAAACCTGTGTTTTCTATAACTGTCCCCAGACCCTGTGCTTGGAACAGTCGTTATTTTTGTAAGCATCAAGACACTCCGAGTGTTTACCTTTTCTTTCGGGAATCAGTTTCTCTCGGAAAGCTTCGAAAAACGACAACAGCTCAGatttatgttaaataacatttatagaCATCACACGAAGTTTAAGCTTGTGTTAAATCCTGAGAAAAAGTTCCCACTCACAAAAACTCTGAACAGAACCTCTGTCACGTCAAACACAATCAACACTGACTGGACAATCAGCCaggggtcacacacacacacacacacacacacacacacacacacacacacacacagatacacacacacacacacacagatacacacacacacacacacacacacatacacacagacacacacacacagacacacagatacacacacacacacacacacacacacacacacacacacacacatacacacacacacacacacacagacacacacagacacacacacagacacatacacacacagacacacacactcacacactcacacacacacacacacacacacactgctgagaACGCCTCAGCGTCTTAAAAAGACAAACATGTGAAGTGTCCTGCAGAAAGGGCCAGGTTTAGCCGCTGCAGCCGGTCAGTGTCTGGTCAGAGCTGATCTCCTGTCAGCATCCCAGTCCGCTGATGATCCCGATGCGGTCCATCTTCATCCCGAAGCAGCCCCGGCCCACGCCCTTCCTGCTCCGGCCCTGCAGCTTCCTGTGACGGCCCAGGACCTCCAGGAACACACGGGACGGGGGCGGAGCCTCGTCTGCTGACCCCTCGCTGACCTCTGGATGAGCCAACAGTAGAGAGCTGATCCTCGGCCCGAACAGATCCTGCAGAACCTgattgagacacacacacacagacacacacacatacacacacacacatacagacacacacacacacacacacacacacagacacacacacacagacagttaCTGAATAAGAAATCCACTGTTGATGTAAATCTATTGATTATAGACtagaaacaatatattttacatttattttaaaatagtgcaCGCTTTTAAAAGCCGAAGGaacacttttataaaaacattgtttcatGATTAGAACATTATTTCAAAGGTTTTtatgttctattttatttactctCAGTTAAAAGATATTATTCTCACGCTTTTCTTTATTCCTAAGAATGTTCAAAACGTGAAAATAACGTCATAAAGACATTCCAAAAACGTTTTCTCGAGAACAtccatcaaatattaatataattattaccaAATGTTTCAAagcattctaaaatatatattttatctttataatCTAAACATcccaaaaaatataacattacttgagggtttatttgtaatattctaACTTTTAGACGTCCAGATGTTTCTTGtagtgttaaatattatttaaggGTTACAGAaacattctgaaaatatttcgttgaaaacaaaagaaaaactttagTTAGTGGGAAATTAATAAGATTAATAAGATTTGTTTAAACTTTACGTTCTAGaaagcattacatattttatcacaaaaccttataagcattattttttatgtaattgagATACATTTTACTttgctttaatattaatacgttttatattcatattatttattatatattcataaaaatttaattgcatgtttttgtaatttgtgtTAGTTTTGTTCGAGAAGGTTAGAGATGACtttattaatttcttcatttatttacatatttaatttagcatatttatttgagcttttttgctaatcatgttaaactaaatgaaaatctgaaatgttgcaataattttattataaatatataaaatattaaatgttttagtattattataataaccgtggatgttattaatttaaaacaataaaatggtaatattgcattttgccatttttaaatagtaaatgttGCTATTAGATATGCATTAATAGTTCAATtgaagttttattgttttagtacACTAAATAAAAGGCTAAAAGTAATGCACGATGACTGTTTTCAGACACGTTTCCCAAGCGCTCGTCTGTCATTGGTCAGTCAGTCCGATAGTCCCGCCTCAAATACACACGATTGGCTGAATCAGACGTTGACACACCGATCGAATCCTCACCTGAGCGTCTGGTCGCCGCGGTGACGGCCGTCCCTCTACCTGCGTTGCCACGGCGATGATGATGAGCAGAAGAAGAGATGAAGAAACCATCCTTGTCACTAAAGAGAGCTTGTGAGAAGATCGAGATGGGTCCAGCGCTGGGTCACGTCACTGTCACGCTTCTGTCCTGTACGCTTCAGGACGGGTCTCTGGCGGAGCGGGTGCCGCGCCGGCCCTTTAAGGAGCATCTCTGTGACGTCACACATAGCGACAGGTTGCCGCGAGCGACGCCCCGGCCCTCAGACGTCACACCTCGCTCCTCACAGACTGACGACTGTAAGCGCTTCATTTAATCGTTTATAGCTCGTCATTCTTCACAGTCACAGACTggcgtgacctctgaccctctCGGGGTCCGCCCCCTATAAAAGTTCCCCCTGGAAACGGGCGGCGCTCGGGAACTATTTCCTCCTGCGAGACTCCGACGCAATAGTTCCACGTCAGATGAGAGTTTCCCTGGAAATGAGCGCAGGTCACGGGCCCTTCAACCTCCGGCGGCCCCGGAGACGTGAtctgatcaaaaacacagaaaaacagaaatattattctAAAGTAGATCAGATGTCTTctgtgttaaagtgtgatttatttctgtgattttcagcatcatttctccagtcttcagagtcacatgatctcCAGGAATCAGAagaatacactgatttactgatcatttctgattatcatcagtGTAGAAACAGCTCAGTTGTGTGTAAAGTCTTGATTAAAGGAGGCAAAGTTGTAAACGTGTGAAAGCAGCTGAAAACAGAACCTGAAATATTAGAAATCAAGGCTACTTTAATATCTTTTGTGCATTATGAGATTTTGTGTTTCTCTCGTCTTTCTAACTTTTGAAGAAAGACAGTATGTTTGACTGAGACtcactgacctctgacccctggaCCCTGCATCACACTCACGCtaatatgacacacacacacacacacacacacttgtgtctGAGACCCTGAACTGAAACGCTTTAAGTCTGATGAGCGTCGctgagcaacacacacacactctcatttgctatcacacacactcatacacacacacacacgctctctttctcacacacacacaaagatttGTGATCTTTGAGTGAGtgtataaaagtgtgtgtgtgtgtgtgagagagagagagagtgtgtgtgagagagagagagagagtgtgtgtgtgagagagagagagagagagagagagagtgtgtgtgtgtgtgtgagagagagagagtgtgtgtgtgtgtgtgtgagagagagagagagagagtgtgtgtgtgtgtgagagagagagagagagtgtgtgtgtgagagagagagagagagagagtgtgtgtgtgagagagagaatatagGCTTGCGGTCCTAATGAGGTTAAACAACTCAAATTTAAGATGAAACTtttagcattcattttaaaattcatgtcTGTTTTTAAGAGTTTGCAGGTAACTGGAAGAGTTTCTTTACTGAGATCAAGCTCCGTCTCCTGTGTTTGAGAGGCTGCTGTTATAGAGTTCCTTGTGGAGCgatctccgtgtgtgtgtgtgtgtgtgtgtgtgtgtgtgtgtgagtgagtgagtgagtgagtgatgcTCCGGTGCAGATGAACCAGTGTTTGGAGGAGAGTGTCTCAGGTTCTTCAGAGAGCTGATGTCCACATGATTTTGTGTAAAGTATAGAAGCTCTAGTATTTTCCATCAACAAGAAGTGGCCAAAAAGGACAGATTAAGTAGATATTTACAAATAGTTTTTGGTCATTAGAAGAGTAAACACAGCAGGTCTTTGTACTACACCATATTAAACTCATCATTGGCTCCGTTTTAATGGAGCCTGACGCTTTAATATTAAAGACTGTTACTGGCTCagcattttaaatcagaaaaattCTGAATACTTAaagtattaagtatttattttgttgtacgTCTTGAACCCGTTCACAGGTAGATGTGTTGATAAATCACCATCATGGTCCAAGAATAAATGATCTACAGGAAGCTCTAACGATGATTTAATACATGCTCTGATTGGTCCCAGTACGTTAATAAGAGGCAGAGACGTCACTTCTTTacatcgttttattttttgttttcatgtgaaAAGGTGCTTCAGAGTTTGGGGTGACGGAAGTCTTTGCCTGCGTACTTGGCCTTGTCTCCGAGCTCCTCCTCGCTcctgcgacacacacacacacacacacacacacacacacacacacacaagtctccacacacacacacacacacacacacacacacacacacacacacacacacacacacacacacacacacacacacacacacacacacacacacacacacacacacacacaccacacacacacacacacacacacacacacacacacacacacacacacacacacacacacacacacacacacacacacacacacacacacacacacacacacacacacacacacacacacacacacacacacacacacacacacacacacacacacacacacacacacacacacacacacacacacacacacacacacacacacacacacacacacacactggcacacacacacacacacacacacacacacacacacacacacacacacacacacacacacactcacacacacacacacacacacacacacacacacacacacacacacacacacacacacacacacacacacacacacacacacacacacacacacacacacacacacacacacacacacacacacacacacacacacacacacacacacacacacacacacacacacacacacacacacacacacacacacacacacacacacacacacacacacacacacacacacacacacacacacacacacacacacacacacacacacaccacacacacacacacacacacacacacacacacacacacacacacacacacacacacacacacacacacacacacacacacacacacacacacacacacacacacacacacacacatacacatacacacacacacacacacacacacacacacacacacacacacacacacacacacacacacacacacacacacacacacacacacacacacacacacacacacacacacacacacacacactacacacacacacatacacacacacacacacacacacacacacacacacacacacacacacacacacacacacacacacacacacacacacacacacacacacacacacacacacacacacacacacacacacacacacacacacacacacacacacacacaggtgacacacacacacacacacacacacacacacacacacacacactctgacacacacacacacacacacacacacacacacacacacacacacacacacacacacacacacaggtgaggGTTCGGCACACTCTGATTGGACGGCTGATTTGAGGATGTGATGTCACTGACCTCATCAGCTGGTTGTACTTGGCCAAGCGCTCTGATCTGCAGGGAGCACCGGTCTTGATCTGATCACAGCAGAACTCCGTTAGAGACACTGACTCTCACTCAAAGGCACTGAAAGGGCATGACTGACAGATGCATGATGGGTACCTGTCCTGTGCAGAGACCGACCACCAGGTCAGCGATGAAGGTGTCCTCCGTCTCACCCGAGCGATGACTGACCATCACACCCCAGCCGTTAGACTGAGCCAGCTTACAACTAGAGACAGAATTTATTCGCATAAATATCTTTCCATAAGAAAGAAGAGGCAGATGACCGAAGCGCTGTAGGACTCACGCCTGGATGGACTCCGTGACCGAGCCGATCTGGTTGACCTTCAGCAGCAGACAGTTGCAGGCCTTCTTCTCACAGGCCTGCTGGATGCGTTTGGGGTTGGTGACGGTCAGATCGTCTCCCACTACCTGGATGTCCACTGACCCCGTGAACTTAGTCCAGTTCTCCCAGTCGTCCTGATCGAACGGATCCTCGATGGACTGGACTGAGAgcgggacacacacacacacacacacacacacacacacacaaaacttgTTTTTAGGGATCAGGTTCTAGTTGGGTAAAGGATAGGTTTAAGGTAAGGGTTTGGGATAGATAGTTCTGATGAATAGGTTTagagtaaatataatttacctgatagaaaaaaatcaataagtctgtgtgtgtgtgtgtgtgtgtgtgtgtgtgtgtgtgtgtaccgggGTAGTTCTTGATGAAGCTCTTGTACAGGTCTCCCAGCTGCTCTCCAGTGATGTGGCGCTTGGGGTCGTCAGGTGACTTGAAGTCCAGGTCGTATTTCCCGCTCCTGAAGAACTCGGAGGCAGCGACGTCCATGCCGATGATGATCTTGTCGGGATAACCAGCCTTCTCGATGGCAGACTTCAGCAGCTCCAGGGCTgcagacacacatacagtcagTCTCGTATCACTTTATTACACCATTTCAGCTTTActtattttagtgcattaatctaaatcaaataaaaataagaaacgcTGCCTCAGAGAACTGAAAGCGTTACGCGTCATCCCCTTTATTAACGGAGCTATAGATCAAGTGCTGTACCCTCATTGTTCTCGAGGATGTTGGGTGCGAATCCACCCTCGTCTCCCACATTAGTGGCATCTTTGCCGTATTTGGCCTTGATGACGTTCTTGAGGTTGTGGTAGACCTCGGCGCCGATCCTCATGGCCTCGTGGAAGTTCTTGGCTCCAACCGGCAGGATCATGAACTCCTGCATGGCCAGCTTGTTCCCAGCGTGAGAGCCACCATTGATGACATTGAAGGCCTGCGTGAGAGGAGGAGAGACAAGTGAGGAGCAGAGAGACAAGAGGGGAGGagcagagaggaggagggaTGTCAAGggagagaaggaggaggaggttaGAGGAGAAGAtgagggagaggaggagagaggagagagaggagaggagagagagagagggaggtgaggagcagagaggagaggaggaggagcagagagaggaggagggcagagcggaggaggagagaggggaGGAGAGAGCGGAGGAGCAGAGGCGGAGCAGAGgagcagagagagggaggagcaGAGAGAAGGAGGAGCAGAGAGGGGAGCAGAGGGGAGGAGCAGAgagcggaggagagagagggagcaagGGAGAGAAGGAGGGAGAGGCGGAGGAGCAGATGAGGGCGGAGGAGAGCAGAGAGCAGAGGGGAGGAGCGGAGGAGCAGAGAGCGGAGGAGCAGAGAGGGGAAGGGATGTCAAGGGAGAGAAGGAGGGGGAGGTTAGAGGAGAAGATGAGGGAGAGGAggagcaggagagagaggagagacaaCTGAGAGAGGAGGAGCGAGAAGTGAGGGGGGGAGGTGCAGAGAGAACAGGAGGAGGTgaggagaagagagaggagcagaTGAGAGGTGAAAAGAAGCGGTGGAGAGGAGCAGCAGCAGGTGAGAGGAAGAGGTGGTGCGTCAAGGGAGAGAacaggaggagagaggaggtgTAGAAACACGTACAGGAACCGGCAGGATGACGTCTTTGTTTCCGGCGAGGTCAGCGATGTGGCGGTACAGAGGAACCCCCTTCTCAGCAGCACCTGCTTTACACACAGCCAGACTCACACCCAGGATAGCGTTCGCTCCGAACTTCGCTGCGAGAcgagaaacaaacagaaaccatctctctctctctctctctctagagcAGACGGTTCTTTAAGAGTTCATCTGCAGCCTCgcatttaaactaaaatcaGTGCAAACGTTTATCAGTGATTCTGTAGAGCCGCTGATTGAGTTTAGAAAGAGTTggtctttatttacatttgttctcCGTTCCGTCGAGCTCCAGCATGAACTTATCGATCTTCTCCTGATCGACGACGCTGAACTTCTGTTCACGGAAACATGGATGAGCCATTTATTGAAACGGTTCACCAAGTTTATGGACGTTTTCGTTTGATTACATAATTCATATTTGCAGGTATTTATTAGGCAAGCATTTTAActgaacgcacacacactttattcTTCACATCATCTTACCTTCTCAATCAGTTTGGGAGCAATCTCTTTGTTCACATGGTCCACGGCCTTCTGGGTACCTAAAACAAGTGTATATATTGATGacttgactgtgtgtgtgtgtgtgtgtgtgtgtgtgtgtgtgtgtgtgtgtgtgtgtgtgtgtgtgtgtgtgatacctTTCCCCAGGTAGCGTGTCTTGTCTCCGTCTCGGAGCTCCAGAGCCTCATGGACTCCAGTGGAAGCTCCGCTGGGAACAGCCGCCCGGAAACGACCTGGAAACAagaacaatcaatcaatcgagAACAGAGTCGTTGGTCacagagtgagagtgtgtgtgtgtgtgtgtgtgtgtgtgtgtgtgttcataccTTTAGCCGTGTACAGATCCACCTCGACCGTGGGGTTTCCTCTGGAGTCGAGGATTTCCCGAGCGTGAATCTTACTGATGGACATCCTGAGAGACACAATCAATACTCACTGACCGTCTGGGTCACTCTTCACCAGAAACGGTAAGAATTAGAGTTGTGTGTAACTTAAAACACTACTCTTCTATGGGATGCAAAGAAGTCATGTATTTGAGCCAGACTGCGGTCATTATTTCTCTGGTTTTCTCATTCAAGTGAATGTTTGGCAGCATGTTCAGTCAATATTTGGCTCGTAGACCAACAGAGTTACAGCAATACTTTTGACAGGAGCACCTCGACTGATTTGGGTTTCAGATTTAGTACTAAGTgcattttttagatttaaagttGTGAgcaatttatacacacacacacagaaagtgaACAAACCATAAAATACTGTACACTTCAGCTGTCTGACACAGATACAGTCTGAGGCTTCTCTATTAATAGAGCGGCTACAGCAGAAAAGACCTtggagaggtgtgtgtgtgtgtgtgtgtgtgtgtgagacacagGAATCTCTGTCTACCCCAAAGACTTTATATGACCTTTACAAAGCCTTGCTGAACCCTGACCTTTGTGTTCAACATTCTGCCCTTTGCATGAGAGCAATGACACTGTACTccactgtaacacacacacacacacacacacacactatacctttcagttcattaaaaagaactaaACGAGTTACATTTGCAGTACATCTAGAACGCAGGTGTAACTGATCTAAGGtttagaaacatgatttttctCATATTACGGAGGCGGCTAAAGCTAATTCGGATGTTGAACGTTTCGGGCGTTTACTCCTGCGTTTCACAGCGTCGCAGCACGTTCAGTCGTTCAGTCTCCGGTCACCAATCACGGATCAGAGTCTTATCTCGCGCGCGGAGCGGCCCACGGACGTGCGGCGCGTGACCCTGCACTACCAACACGCGCGTGCACGTTGAGCAACAATCGGTTATTAAATAACTCGGTGATGACGAAACACCGGACTCTGAGCCCGAGAGCGCTAATAACCTTCTCATCATAAGCATTTAGTTCATTAAATATTTGCGCGGTCACTTTTTAATTTCGTTTTAAGCGTCACACGCACTCTATAAAAGTGGTTTTAGGAGTTCAACCACAATGTTTCCGAACAAAAGCGCGGATTCATATTTCACGGAATATTAATATAAGACGGTTCCACCGGAAGCGTGAAGGTCATGGAGTTCACGCTCGAGCGTTCTGAAGTGGTCTTAAACTGTTCACAAACTCTGCGTTCAGCTGGACTCCGGAACACACACCATCCCTCAGAACCACGAACTTATTCAGGCGTTCATGTCAAACGCCGCAGGTTCTGCGGATCAGAAGAAGCGTTCGGAAGCGTTCTCGAGTT
Coding sequences within it:
- the eno3 gene encoding beta-enolase, which encodes MSISKIHAREILDSRGNPTVEVDLYTAKGRFRAAVPSGASTGVHEALELRDGDKTRYLGKGTQKAVDHVNKEIAPKLIEKKFSVVDQEKIDKFMLELDGTENKSKFGANAILGVSLAVCKAGAAEKGVPLYRHIADLAGNKDVILPVPAFNVINGGSHAGNKLAMQEFMILPVGAKNFHEAMRIGAEVYHNLKNVIKAKYGKDATNVGDEGGFAPNILENNEALELLKSAIEKAGYPDKIIIGMDVAASEFFRSGKYDLDFKSPDDPKRHITGEQLGDLYKSFIKNYPVQSIEDPFDQDDWENWTKFTGSVDIQVVGDDLTVTNPKRIQQACEKKACNCLLLKVNQIGSVTESIQACKLAQSNGWGVMVSHRSGETEDTFIADLVVGLCTGQIKTGAPCRSERLAKYNQLMRSEEELGDKAKYAGKDFRHPKL
- the zgc:85858 gene encoding stress-associated endoplasmic reticulum protein 1 — its product is MSAVQRMKVANEKHSKTITQRGHVQKTTRVVSEEKSPVGPWLLALFVFVVCGSAIFQIIQSIRQGL
- the si:ch73-265d7.2 gene encoding C-type natriuretic peptide 2, which codes for MVSSSLLLLIIIAVATQVEGRPSPRRPDAQVLQDLFGPRISSLLLAHPEVSEGSADEAPPPSRVFLEVLGRHRKLQGRSRKGVGRGCFGMKMDRIGIISGLGC